Proteins encoded together in one Camelina sativa cultivar DH55 chromosome 9, Cs, whole genome shotgun sequence window:
- the LOC104713420 gene encoding indole glucosinolate O-methyltransferase 4-like, whose translation MAESLQEEQEVDEKMVSLQAESIVNTVAFPMVLKAALELGVIDTIAAARTGTWLSPSEIAVSLPIKPTNPEAPMLLDRMLRLLASHSILKCGMVERKENGQTGKIERVYAAEPICKFFLKDSDGSAGSFSSLFFLLHSQVILKTWTNLKDVILEGKDAFSSAHGMKIFEYINSDGQFAELFSRAMVESSTLVMNKVLEFYRGFEDVNTLVDVGGGVGTILGIITSKYPHIKGVNFDLAKVLTHAPFYPGVEHVSGDMFIEVPKGDAIFMKWILHDWPDEHCIKILKNCWKSLPEKGKVIIVEMITPMEPKRNDFSCNTVLGMDLLMLTQCSGGKERSLSQFESLAFASGFLRCEIICGHAYSFSVIEFHN comes from the exons ATGGCTGAGAGCttgcaagaagaacaagaagtgGACGAGAAAATGGTGAGCTTGCAAGCCGAGAGTATCGTCAACACTGTGGCTTTCCCCATGGTTCTCAAAGCCGCCTTGGAGCTTGGCGTCATCGACACAATCGCTGCTGCAAGAACCGGCACATGGCTCTCACCGTCTGAGATAGCAGTTAGTCTCCCAATCAAACCCACTAACCCGGAGGCGCCCATGTTGCTGGACCGGATGCTGCGGTTACTCGCCAGCCACTCCATTTTGAAGTGCGGTATGGTtgaaaggaaagaaaatggTCAAACCGGAAAGATCGAGAGGGTATATGCAGCCGAACCGATTTGCAagtttttcttgaaagatagtGACGGCTCCGCTGGTTCATTCTCGTCTTTGTTCTTTTTACTCCATAGCCAAGTCATTTTGAAGACTTG gACCAATCTCAAGGATGTGATACTAGAAGGAAAAGATGCATTCAGCTCTGCCCACGGCATGAAAATTTTCGAATACATTAATTCGGATGGACAATTCGCTGAGCTGTTTAGCCGGGCAATGGTGGAATCGTCCACTTTGGTCATGAACAAAGTTCTAGAGTTTTACAGAGGATTTGAAGATGTTAACACTTTAGTGGATGTAGGAGGAGGAGTTGGCACCATATTGGGTATAATCACTTCGAAGTATCCTCATATCAAGGGTGTTAATTTCGACTTAGCTAAGGTTTTAACTCATGCTCCTTTTTATCCAG GAGTCGAGCATGTCTCCGGAGACATGTTTATAGAAGTTCCAAAGGGAGATGCCATCTTTATGAAA TGGATACTACATGATTGGCCGGACGAGCATTGTATAAAGATTCTGAAAAATTGTTGGAAGAGTCTACCAGAAAAAGGGAAAGTGATCATCGTAGAGATGATTACACCAATGGAACCAAAGCGTAATGATTTTTCCTGTAACACTGTGTTGGGGATGGATTTGTTGATGTTAACGCAGTGCTCGGGTGGTAAAGAGAGATCTCTATCGCAGTTCGAGAGTTTAGCGTTTGCGTCTGGTTTCCTTCGATGTGAAATCATATGTGGTCATGCTTATTCATTTTCTGTTATCGAATTCCACAATTAA
- the LOC104713424 gene encoding acetyltransferase At1g77540-like, which produces MTNTAAKMATETPKIVWNEGRRRFETEDHEAYIEYKMRNNGKVMDLVHTYVPSTKRGLGLASHLCVAAFEHASSHSISVIPSCSYVSDTFLPRNESWKPLVHSEDLKSSI; this is translated from the exons ATGACGAACACGGCGGCGAAGATGGCGACGGAGACACCGAAGATAGTGTGGAACGAAGGGAGACGGCGATTCGAGACGGAGGATCACGAAGCTTACATAGAGTACAAGATGAGAAACAATGGTAAAGTGATGGATCTGGTCCATACCTACGTTCCTTCAACCAAACGAGGATTAGGTTTAGCTTCTCATCTCTGCGTCGCCGCTTTCGAACACGCCTCCTCTCACTCCATTTCCGTCATCCCTTCCTGCTCCTACGTTTCg GATACGTTTCTTCCTCGAAACGAGTCTTGGAAGCCTCTAGTTCACTCAGAGGATCTCAAGTCTAGCATCTGA